In Alphaproteobacteria bacterium US3C007, one genomic interval encodes:
- a CDS encoding putative peptidoglycan glycosyltransferase FtsW, which yields MTEMVYGSAPVHRDEPLLSKWWRTIDKWSLSAVLILFGIGILLGFAASPPLAEKNGFQPFHYVHRQVMFGGLALLAMLITSMMSTRLVRRLAVLGFIGAFVAVMLLPYFGTDFGKGAVRWYALGFASVQPSEFLKPGFIVVTAWLISAADEINGPPGRLWSFLLAVTVAALLVMQPDFGQACLILFGWGVVYFIGGAPLSLLLVLASLVSAAGAFAYNMSEHFARRIDGFLSADIDPRTQLGYAANAIQEGGIFGVGPGEGQVKWSLPDAHTDFIIAVAAEEYGFVMVVLIIAIFASIVINSLFRLLRERDAFNRLAGAGLVCMFGVQAMINIGVAVRLLPAKGMTLPFVSYGGSSLIAGGIAIGMVLAFTRKRPQKDVSDLLGARS from the coding sequence ATGACAGAAATGGTCTATGGATCAGCCCCGGTGCATCGGGATGAGCCGTTACTTTCAAAATGGTGGAGAACGATCGATAAATGGAGCTTATCCGCCGTGCTAATCTTGTTCGGCATAGGGATATTGCTTGGTTTTGCCGCCTCTCCTCCGCTGGCAGAGAAAAATGGATTTCAGCCGTTTCATTATGTCCACCGGCAAGTAATGTTCGGCGGCTTAGCCCTGTTGGCAATGCTGATCACCTCGATGATGTCGACGCGTTTGGTGCGTCGCTTGGCCGTTTTGGGATTTATCGGGGCTTTTGTGGCTGTTATGCTTCTGCCGTATTTTGGAACAGATTTTGGCAAAGGCGCGGTGCGCTGGTATGCGCTTGGATTTGCAAGCGTGCAACCCTCTGAGTTTTTGAAGCCTGGTTTTATCGTGGTGACAGCTTGGTTGATTTCTGCAGCCGATGAAATCAACGGCCCCCCCGGGAGGCTTTGGTCGTTCCTTCTGGCGGTTACCGTGGCGGCTTTATTGGTGATGCAACCAGATTTTGGGCAAGCCTGTCTAATTTTATTCGGCTGGGGCGTTGTTTATTTTATTGGCGGTGCACCGCTTTCACTTTTGTTGGTATTGGCCAGTCTTGTCAGCGCCGCGGGGGCGTTCGCCTATAATATGTCGGAACATTTTGCGCGCAGAATTGATGGGTTTCTGTCCGCAGATATTGATCCGCGGACTCAATTGGGCTATGCCGCCAATGCCATTCAAGAGGGCGGGATCTTTGGGGTTGGGCCCGGGGAAGGGCAGGTTAAATGGTCATTGCCCGATGCGCATACAGATTTTATCATCGCGGTCGCCGCCGAAGAATATGGCTTTGTGATGGTTGTGCTGATCATTGCGATCTTTGCCAGTATTGTGATCAATTCCTTATTTCGCTTGCTGCGCGAGCGCGACGCGTTCAACCGATTGGCGGGGGCTGGTTTGGTCTGCATGTTTGGCGTGCAAGCGATGATTAATATTGGGGTGGCTGTGCGCCTTTTACCCGCAAAAGGTATGACTTTGCCTTTCGTAAGCTACGGTGGATCGTCCTTGATTGCAGGCGGTATTGCGATTGGTATGGTACTGGCTTTCACGCGAAAGCGGCCGCAGAAAGATGTGTCTGATCTGCTTGGAGCCCGGTCATGA
- a CDS encoding NAD(P)/FAD-dependent oxidoreductase — protein MQFDTLIIGAGAAGLMCATQAQGRILVIDHAKAPGEKIRISGGGRCNFTNLNIQPDRFLSNNPHFHKSALSRYTQWDFINLVEKHKIAYHEKTLGQLFCDISAKQIITMLLDELDARGAELWINTRLTALNKTDQGFALNLEREGQRYAISCRNLVIACGGKSIPKMGATGLAYDIAAQFQMNVTRTRPALVPLTFEPEHFKPLAGIAIEARVSNAKTSFDEAVLFTHRGLSGPAILQLSSYWEETEAFEIDLFPNSSIYEALRAQRQQKGARNVSTILAGFMPARLSDFIVQDLGLTGNLADQSDKALHALARQLHAWQLRPAGSEGYRTAEVTLGGVDTNGLSSKTMMSKTVSGLYFIGEAVDVTGWLGGYNFQWAWSSGWAAGQAIAHQPEAPR, from the coding sequence ATGCAATTTGATACACTCATAATCGGAGCAGGTGCGGCCGGCCTGATGTGCGCAACGCAGGCGCAGGGGCGGATTTTGGTGATCGATCACGCCAAAGCCCCCGGCGAAAAAATTCGCATTTCAGGCGGTGGTCGCTGCAACTTTACCAATCTTAACATTCAACCCGATCGGTTTTTATCCAATAATCCCCATTTTCACAAAAGTGCACTCAGCCGCTACACACAGTGGGATTTCATCAATTTGGTCGAAAAACATAAAATTGCCTATCATGAAAAAACGTTGGGCCAGCTGTTTTGCGACATTAGCGCCAAACAGATTATCACAATGCTCCTGGATGAGCTGGATGCGCGCGGCGCAGAGTTGTGGATAAACACGCGCCTAACAGCTCTTAACAAAACCGATCAGGGCTTTGCGTTAAACCTTGAGCGCGAGGGGCAACGATACGCCATAAGCTGCCGCAATTTGGTGATTGCCTGCGGTGGCAAATCTATTCCCAAAATGGGTGCCACCGGGCTGGCTTATGACATTGCGGCACAATTTCAAATGAACGTGACCAGAACGCGCCCGGCGCTGGTTCCATTGACCTTTGAGCCAGAGCACTTCAAGCCTTTGGCAGGCATTGCCATTGAAGCCCGCGTTTCAAACGCAAAGACCAGCTTTGACGAGGCGGTTCTTTTCACCCATCGCGGCCTGTCTGGGCCGGCAATATTGCAACTTTCCTCTTATTGGGAAGAAACCGAAGCGTTTGAGATCGATCTCTTTCCCAACAGTTCGATTTATGAGGCGTTGCGCGCACAGCGCCAACAAAAAGGCGCGCGAAACGTATCCACCATCTTGGCGGGGTTTATGCCGGCGCGCCTGTCTGATTTCATCGTGCAGGATCTGGGATTAACTGGAAATCTAGCCGATCAATCTGATAAAGCGCTTCATGCTTTGGCGCGGCAGCTTCATGCATGGCAGCTCAGGCCCGCCGGCAGCGAAGGCTATCGTACGGCAGAAGTCACCTTGGGCGGGGTGGACACAAACGGGCTGTCCTCAAAAACCATGATGAGCAAAACCGTATCCGGGCTTTATTTCATAGGAGAGGCTGTGGATGTCACAGGCTGGCTGGGCGGATATAATTTCCAATGGGCCTGGTCTTCAGGATGGGCCGCAGGGCAAGCGATTGCACATCAGCCCGAAGCGCCGCGCTGA
- the murD gene encoding UDP-N-acetylmuramoyl-L-alanine--D-glutamate ligase, which yields MIPAQGVTGKNVAVLGLGRSGLTAALALRAGGAEVRVWDDQAPARQAAEAQNLILEDLGARADWTQIDLLIVSPGIAHLYPKPHPVIATAQAAGVTIDNDIGLFFRSFATRAWDEFDRPAKIVAVTGSNGKSTTCALIHHILEQNGMLTQLAGNIGRGVMDLEPARSGEVIVLELSSYQTELARSLTPDIAVFTNLSPDHLDRHGGLGGYFAAKRRLFAEGGPDRAVIGIDDAEGRFLAAQLQQGRNDDSVLQVSACRKLTGTGWMVFARKGFLSEYRKGRQVAAFDLRQHAALPGAHNHQNACAAYAVCRALGLSPKNIETAMASFAGLPHRSQLVAEINQVRFVNDSKATNVESAKKALMAFANIRWICGGAEKEGGLDGLQGAASAVSKAYVIGAEAAAFAAQLPCPYEICETMDVAVKAANAQAQPGDVVLLAPAAASFDQYKSFEQRGEDFVAQVAAL from the coding sequence ATGATTCCAGCGCAGGGTGTGACGGGCAAAAACGTAGCGGTGCTCGGGCTGGGCCGTTCGGGTTTAACCGCGGCGCTAGCGTTGCGCGCTGGTGGCGCTGAAGTGCGCGTGTGGGATGATCAAGCGCCGGCGCGTCAAGCCGCCGAGGCGCAAAATCTTATTTTAGAAGATTTGGGCGCGCGCGCAGATTGGACGCAGATTGACCTGTTGATCGTCAGTCCTGGCATTGCGCATCTCTATCCAAAGCCGCATCCGGTGATCGCTACGGCGCAGGCTGCAGGTGTGACCATTGATAATGATATCGGCTTGTTTTTTCGCTCTTTTGCAACGCGCGCGTGGGATGAGTTTGATCGCCCTGCCAAAATTGTTGCGGTGACAGGCTCTAACGGAAAATCCACCACATGCGCGCTGATCCATCATATTTTAGAGCAAAACGGCATGCTCACGCAGCTGGCGGGGAATATCGGTCGCGGCGTTATGGATCTTGAGCCGGCGCGCTCAGGCGAAGTAATCGTTTTGGAGCTGAGCAGCTATCAAACCGAACTTGCCCGCAGCTTAACGCCCGATATTGCCGTTTTTACGAATTTATCCCCCGATCATCTTGATCGCCACGGGGGGCTTGGCGGGTATTTTGCGGCAAAGCGCCGGCTTTTCGCAGAAGGCGGGCCGGATCGGGCTGTGATCGGCATTGATGATGCTGAGGGCCGCTTTTTGGCGGCGCAACTGCAACAAGGGCGCAATGATGACAGCGTGCTTCAAGTATCGGCCTGCAGAAAATTAACCGGGACAGGGTGGATGGTGTTTGCCCGCAAAGGGTTCTTATCGGAATATCGCAAAGGCCGACAGGTTGCCGCTTTTGATTTACGCCAACACGCCGCCCTTCCCGGAGCGCATAACCATCAAAACGCCTGCGCGGCCTACGCGGTTTGCCGCGCGCTGGGCCTCTCGCCTAAAAATATCGAAACCGCGATGGCAAGTTTCGCTGGTTTGCCCCATCGATCACAATTGGTTGCTGAAATTAATCAGGTGCGGTTTGTAAATGACAGCAAAGCCACCAATGTTGAGAGTGCCAAAAAAGCATTGATGGCTTTTGCAAATATACGTTGGATTTGCGGCGGTGCAGAAAAAGAAGGCGGCTTAGACGGGTTGCAAGGCGCGGCAAGCGCTGTGAGCAAAGCCTATGTCATTGGTGCCGAGGCGGCAGCCTTCGCGGCCCAGTTGCCCTGCCCTTATGAAATTTGTGAGACAATGGATGTGGCCGTTAAGGCCGCCAATGCACAAGCGCAACCGGGGGATGTGGTTTTGCTGGCGCCAGCCGCGGCCAGCTTTGATCAATATAAAAGTTTTGAGCAGCGCGGCGAAGATTTCGTAGCACAGGTTGCGGCGTTGTAA
- the mraY gene encoding phospho-N-acetylmuramoyl-pentapeptide-transferase: MLYWLTALSDGGDAFNLFRYITFRAGGAFFTALIFGFLFGPPLINVLRRRQGKGQPIRADGPEGHFAKAGTPTMGGLLILLAVLSSTLLWARLDNGFVWIVLFVTFSFGLIGFADDYAKVSRQTAAGVPGKLRLALGFAIAAIAAYLATSFHPDPLQYQVALPVFKNLLVNFSFLFLPFAMLVIVGSANAVNLTDGLDGLAIMPAMIAAGALGVIAYAVGRVDFTTYLDVHYVPGTGEILIFCAGLIGGGMGFLWYNAPPAAVFMGDTGSLALGGALGSIAVITKHEIVWAIIGGLFVLEALSVIIQVLSFKLTGRRVFLMAPIHHHYEKKGWAEPTIVIRFWIIALILAMIGLATLKVR, translated from the coding sequence ATGCTGTATTGGCTAACAGCTCTGTCAGACGGCGGAGATGCTTTTAACCTTTTCCGCTATATTACCTTTCGCGCCGGTGGAGCGTTTTTCACCGCGCTGATATTTGGTTTTTTATTCGGTCCGCCCTTGATCAATGTGTTGCGCCGCCGTCAGGGCAAAGGGCAGCCCATTCGCGCCGATGGCCCAGAGGGGCATTTTGCCAAAGCGGGCACGCCCACGATGGGGGGCTTGTTGATCCTTTTGGCCGTGCTGAGCTCTACTCTGCTTTGGGCGCGGCTTGACAACGGGTTTGTTTGGATTGTGCTTTTTGTAACCTTTTCTTTCGGGTTGATTGGTTTTGCTGATGATTATGCAAAAGTCAGCCGGCAAACCGCGGCAGGTGTTCCGGGCAAGCTGCGGTTGGCTTTGGGCTTTGCAATTGCGGCGATTGCGGCCTATCTTGCCACCTCTTTTCATCCTGATCCGCTTCAATATCAGGTTGCCTTGCCAGTTTTTAAAAATCTTTTGGTAAATTTCAGTTTCTTATTCTTACCCTTTGCGATGCTGGTGATCGTCGGTTCGGCGAATGCGGTCAATCTAACCGATGGGCTCGACGGGCTTGCAATTATGCCCGCTATGATCGCCGCAGGGGCGCTGGGCGTGATCGCTTACGCCGTTGGTCGGGTCGATTTTACCACTTATCTTGATGTTCATTATGTGCCTGGAACAGGCGAAATTCTAATTTTCTGCGCCGGATTGATCGGCGGTGGCATGGGGTTTTTGTGGTATAACGCGCCGCCTGCAGCGGTGTTTATGGGTGATACTGGATCTTTGGCCTTGGGCGGCGCGCTGGGCAGTATCGCAGTGATCACCAAACATGAAATCGTTTGGGCGATTATTGGGGGTTTATTCGTGCTTGAGGCGCTGTCGGTGATCATTCAGGTCTTGTCATTCAAACTCACGGGTCGGCGGGTGTTCTTAATGGCGCCCATTCATCATCATTACGAAAAAAAAGGATGGGCCGAGCCAACAATCGTGATCCGGTTTTGGATTATTGCGCTGATTCTTGCGATGATTGGTTTGGCGACCTTAAAGGTGCGCTAA
- the murF gene encoding UDP-N-acetylmuramoyl-tripeptide--D-alanyl-D-alanine ligase, with translation MSLWSAQDAALATGGKTAGKWQAEGVSIDTRTLRAGDLFVALADQRDGHDFVADALQKGASAALVSRRPADVLSDENLLYVQDVQIALEGLARAARQRSAAQVIAITGSAGKTSTKEMLRVMLQAQGKTHASYASYNNHWGVPLTLASLPRDAAFAVVEIGMSNPGEIAPLARLVRPDAALITTVAPAHLAAFESLEGIAREKAAIVQGLSTRGYAVLNAEAPCISVMEQAVAAQGCQSLWFGTGAAQARIAQLSLKNGLTQVMASIGDLSLKFELQTVGRHFALNALGALALLSKLNADVEKAARTLAQWQPAEGRGLRHQLNASFGAVELIDDAYNANPVSMQAALDVLAQATSSRRVAFLGDMKELGLDERAHHSALARLPAIKNVDLIHTAGPLMAALHRSLPVEKRGQHFANAEEMAACVEDLLQADDCILVKASLSSGLRQVVDAIKIISQFEPDCAARPVERKR, from the coding sequence ATGAGCTTATGGAGCGCACAAGACGCAGCTTTGGCTACGGGCGGAAAGACTGCTGGAAAGTGGCAGGCTGAGGGTGTTTCGATTGACACCCGCACCCTTCGGGCAGGGGATTTGTTTGTGGCGCTTGCGGATCAGCGCGATGGCCATGATTTCGTTGCTGATGCGCTGCAAAAGGGCGCTTCAGCAGCACTTGTCTCGCGCCGACCTGCAGATGTTTTAAGCGATGAAAACCTTCTTTATGTTCAGGATGTTCAAATTGCGCTTGAGGGGTTGGCCCGTGCGGCGCGCCAGCGCAGCGCGGCGCAGGTGATCGCGATCACTGGATCAGCGGGAAAAACATCTACCAAAGAAATGCTGCGTGTGATGCTGCAAGCTCAGGGCAAAACCCATGCCTCTTACGCCAGTTACAACAATCATTGGGGCGTGCCCTTAACTTTGGCCAGCTTGCCGCGCGACGCGGCTTTTGCAGTGGTTGAAATTGGCATGAGCAATCCAGGGGAAATTGCGCCTTTGGCGCGTTTGGTGCGCCCGGATGCGGCTTTGATCACCACAGTGGCGCCGGCGCATTTGGCAGCCTTTGAAAGCCTTGAGGGTATCGCGCGTGAGAAAGCCGCGATCGTGCAGGGCCTTTCTACGCGAGGATATGCGGTTTTAAATGCCGAAGCGCCCTGCATATCGGTGATGGAGCAGGCGGTCGCAGCACAGGGATGCCAGAGCCTTTGGTTCGGGACCGGTGCGGCGCAAGCCAGGATTGCGCAACTGAGCTTAAAAAATGGCCTGACGCAGGTGATGGCCAGTATTGGGGATTTATCCCTAAAGTTTGAACTGCAAACGGTGGGGCGGCATTTTGCCTTAAATGCGCTGGGTGCGTTGGCGCTCTTGTCTAAACTGAACGCGGATGTTGAAAAAGCAGCGCGAACGCTGGCGCAGTGGCAGCCTGCAGAAGGTCGGGGGCTGCGCCACCAGTTGAACGCGTCCTTTGGCGCGGTTGAATTGATCGATGATGCCTATAATGCAAACCCTGTCTCGATGCAGGCAGCGCTGGATGTTTTGGCGCAAGCCACGTCATCCCGGCGGGTGGCTTTTTTGGGTGATATGAAAGAATTGGGTCTGGATGAGCGGGCGCATCACAGCGCCTTGGCGCGACTGCCCGCCATAAAAAATGTTGACCTTATTCATACGGCAGGCCCGTTGATGGCGGCCTTGCATCGCAGCTTGCCGGTGGAAAAGCGCGGGCAGCATTTTGCCAATGCCGAAGAGATGGCGGCCTGTGTTGAAGATTTGCTGCAGGCTGATGATTGCATTTTGGTAAAGGCCTCTTTGAGCAGCGGTTTGCGGCAAGTGGTTGACGCGATCAAAATAATCAGCCAATTCGAACCCGATTGCGCGGCGCGCCCGGTGGAAAGGAAACGATAA
- a CDS encoding UDP-N-acetylmuramoyl-L-alanyl-D-glutamate--2,6-diaminopimelate ligase: MSSDAEGAALKSLAELGLTALRPFSKPLSGLFIDSRLVQEGGLFIALPGTQSHGAEFAAQAIEHGAAAVLTDQDGHALMRQSLAEISVAMVVVEDPAAALASAAALWFEAQPQKIVAVTGTNGKTSVTHFCRQIWTELDCQAINLGTNGVQGAFTAPLSHTTPDALLLQSLLAKAALAGVTHAAIEASSHGLQQRRLDGVKLCAAGFTNFTQDHLDYHKDFEDYFSAKTGLFDRLLLQDQPAVLNIDDPKLAELAARLEQSDQAMITIGHCPEADIRIDNLRFTATGQDMRFTYQEIPRLVSLPLRGKFQAENVLMAAALVIAAGAKAASVFETLEHLTTVRGRMELAAQRENGALVFVDYAHTPDALEKAISALRPHVLGRLVAVIGAGGDRDPFKRPLMGAAAAGAADFVFVTDDNPRSEDPSEIRKMVISGMSEPAQVKEVGDRAEAILRAVDMLKPGDALLIAGKGHETGQVIGDDILPFDDVEQASLAVAALDGGLV; the protein is encoded by the coding sequence ATGTCTTCGGATGCTGAGGGCGCTGCGTTGAAATCCCTGGCTGAGCTGGGTCTCACCGCTTTAAGGCCATTTTCAAAGCCACTTTCGGGGCTGTTTATTGACAGCCGGCTGGTGCAGGAGGGGGGCCTGTTCATCGCTTTGCCTGGCACGCAAAGCCACGGGGCTGAATTTGCAGCGCAAGCGATTGAGCATGGAGCAGCTGCAGTTCTGACCGACCAAGACGGTCACGCTCTTATGCGCCAATCTTTGGCAGAGATATCGGTCGCGATGGTGGTTGTTGAGGATCCGGCCGCCGCGCTTGCATCTGCCGCGGCCCTTTGGTTTGAGGCGCAGCCACAAAAGATTGTTGCGGTGACCGGCACCAATGGAAAAACATCCGTGACGCATTTTTGCCGACAAATTTGGACAGAGCTTGATTGTCAGGCCATCAATCTGGGCACCAATGGTGTGCAAGGGGCGTTTACGGCGCCGCTATCTCACACCACCCCGGATGCACTTCTTTTGCAATCGCTTTTGGCAAAAGCGGCGTTGGCCGGGGTGACGCATGCGGCAATTGAAGCCTCCAGCCACGGTTTGCAGCAGCGCCGGCTGGACGGGGTGAAACTTTGCGCTGCAGGCTTTACCAATTTCACGCAAGATCATTTGGATTATCACAAAGATTTTGAGGATTATTTTAGCGCCAAAACGGGTTTATTTGATCGGCTGTTACTGCAAGATCAGCCCGCTGTTTTAAATATTGATGATCCTAAGCTGGCTGAGCTGGCAGCGCGGCTTGAACAATCAGATCAAGCGATGATCACGATTGGGCACTGTCCCGAAGCTGATATCCGCATCGATAATTTGCGCTTTACCGCCACCGGGCAGGATATGCGATTTACCTATCAGGAAATACCGCGGCTTGTCAGCCTGCCGCTGCGTGGAAAATTTCAAGCTGAAAATGTTCTGATGGCCGCGGCTTTGGTGATTGCTGCCGGCGCAAAGGCTGCGTCGGTGTTTGAGACTTTAGAGCATCTCACGACCGTGCGGGGCCGGATGGAATTGGCGGCGCAGCGTGAAAATGGAGCGCTGGTTTTTGTCGATTATGCGCATACACCCGATGCGCTTGAAAAGGCTATTTCCGCTTTAAGACCGCATGTTTTGGGGCGTCTGGTGGCGGTGATTGGGGCCGGCGGGGATCGCGATCCCTTCAAACGGCCATTGATGGGGGCTGCGGCTGCAGGCGCGGCTGATTTTGTGTTTGTGACCGATGATAATCCGCGCAGCGAAGATCCAAGCGAAATTCGCAAAATGGTGATCAGCGGCATGTCAGAGCCAGCGCAGGTAAAAGAAGTGGGGGATCGCGCCGAAGCTATCTTGCGCGCGGTTGATATGCTTAAGCCAGGTGATGCGCTGTTGATTGCTGGCAAAGGGCATGAAACCGGTCAAGTGATCGGAGATGATATTTTGCCTTTTGATGATGTTGAGCAGGCCAGTTTGGCCGTGGCCGCGCTGGATGGAGGGCTTGTATGA
- a CDS encoding penicillin-binding protein 2 — MTDFSQFSGLRSPLRPLSQILPARARGEDTRQIEQDNIKARHLATRDKSRLTAQGRMLVLGGIFLCLYAVLVVRIGMLSSAEPTEPTAQDLGLSIVAQRADIVDRKGRILATNMETHSLYVETPHLVDAAGTAQALARIFPDLDAEKLSKSFTDGRKFLWIKKKISPEQMQRVHDIGDPGLRFGPREMRLYPNGNLAAHILGGTSFGREGVHSAEVVGVAGVEKSYDARLRDPSQSATALKLSIDLSVQAATEQVLWGGMQLMNAKGAAAVLMEVETGKVISLASLPDFDPNDRPAPPVQGQAADSPLFNRAVQGVYELGSTFKIFAAAQAMELGLVNPQTIIDIRGPIRWGRFSIRDHHYLDKELSVADIIIRSSNIGTARIAQLIGAERQQIFLGQLGLLTPIPFEMIEASGGKPILPPKWSELSAMTISYGHGLSATPLHLASAYATIANGGFKVQPTLFDAPRSGEKERLISPEVASASLAMLREVVHGKQGTASFARLPGYAVAGKTGTADKPNPRGGYYKDKVLATFASVFPADNPKYVLVVTLDEPEERSGKKPRRTAGWTAVPVASELIARIAPLLGLRPQIETQPQAAITFASSN; from the coding sequence GTGACTGATTTCAGCCAATTTTCGGGACTGCGCAGCCCATTGCGTCCGCTCAGTCAGATTTTGCCGGCGCGGGCGCGTGGCGAAGATACGCGCCAAATCGAACAAGACAATATCAAGGCGCGGCATCTTGCAACGCGCGATAAATCCCGCCTCACGGCGCAGGGGCGTATGCTGGTGCTGGGGGGGATTTTCTTGTGCTTATATGCGGTATTGGTTGTGCGTATTGGCATGTTATCCAGCGCTGAGCCGACTGAGCCCACCGCGCAAGATTTGGGCCTGTCAATTGTGGCGCAACGGGCCGATATCGTGGATCGCAAGGGCCGCATTCTTGCGACCAATATGGAAACCCATTCCTTATACGTTGAAACCCCGCATCTGGTGGATGCGGCCGGCACGGCGCAGGCTTTGGCGCGTATTTTTCCCGATTTAGACGCGGAAAAACTGTCTAAAAGTTTCACAGATGGGCGAAAGTTTTTATGGATTAAGAAAAAGATAAGCCCAGAGCAAATGCAGCGGGTGCATGATATTGGCGATCCGGGGTTGCGGTTTGGGCCCCGTGAAATGCGGCTTTATCCCAATGGAAACTTGGCCGCGCATATTTTGGGGGGCACCAGCTTTGGCCGCGAGGGCGTGCATTCGGCCGAGGTTGTGGGCGTTGCGGGTGTAGAAAAATCTTATGATGCGCGTTTGCGTGATCCCAGCCAATCCGCCACAGCTCTGAAATTATCGATTGATTTATCGGTTCAGGCCGCAACCGAACAGGTTTTATGGGGCGGTATGCAATTAATGAATGCTAAAGGCGCGGCGGCGGTGCTCATGGAAGTTGAGACCGGAAAAGTGATTTCATTGGCGTCTTTGCCCGATTTTGATCCCAATGATCGCCCGGCGCCGCCGGTTCAGGGGCAAGCTGCCGACAGCCCTTTGTTCAATCGCGCCGTTCAGGGCGTGTATGAGTTAGGCTCTACGTTTAAGATTTTTGCCGCAGCGCAAGCGATGGAGCTTGGGCTGGTTAACCCGCAAACCATTATCGATATTCGAGGCCCTATTCGGTGGGGCCGGTTTTCCATCCGTGACCACCATTATCTTGATAAAGAGCTGTCAGTGGCAGATATCATCATCCGTTCAAGTAATATCGGAACGGCGCGGATTGCACAGTTGATCGGCGCCGAGCGCCAACAGATCTTTTTGGGGCAGCTTGGTCTGCTGACGCCAATCCCGTTTGAGATGATTGAAGCCAGCGGTGGCAAACCAATTTTGCCTCCAAAATGGTCCGAGCTCTCCGCGATGACGATTTCTTATGGCCATGGCCTTTCGGCGACGCCGCTGCATCTGGCCAGTGCTTATGCCACCATCGCCAATGGCGGATTTAAAGTGCAGCCAACCTTGTTTGATGCGCCGCGCTCTGGTGAAAAAGAACGGCTGATCTCACCAGAGGTGGCCAGCGCGTCTTTGGCTATGTTGCGCGAAGTTGTGCACGGCAAGCAGGGCACGGCTTCCTTTGCCCGACTGCCGGGCTACGCGGTTGCTGGTAAGACGGGCACAGCTGATAAGCCAAACCCGCGTGGCGGCTATTACAAGGATAAGGTCTTGGCCACGTTTGCTTCGGTTTTTCCGGCAGATAATCCTAAATATGTGTTGGTCGTAACGCTTGACGAGCCAGAAGAACGCTCGGGCAAAAAGCCCCGCCGAACCGCCGGTTGGACGGCCGTTCCCGTTGCCAGTGAGCTGATTGCCCGCATCGCACCGCTTTTGGGGCTGCGCCCGCAGATTGAAACCCAGCCACAGGCTGCTATAACCTTCGCATCCAGTAATTAA
- a CDS encoding cell division protein FtsL yields the protein MMRSFLYITTASAVIALAYWAYTENIKTQAAITHTEQLQAEIGKQRARLAILKAEWAYQNRPERLQDLANLNFDRLQLLPLRADHFGIVEHVSYPLLPSFNLLLVDPVDVAERSVERD from the coding sequence ATGATGCGCAGTTTTCTTTATATCACCACGGCAAGCGCTGTGATCGCGTTGGCCTATTGGGCCTATACGGAAAACATAAAAACGCAAGCGGCCATAACTCACACCGAGCAGTTGCAGGCTGAAATAGGCAAGCAGCGGGCCCGCTTGGCCATTTTAAAAGCCGAATGGGCCTATCAAAATCGGCCCGAGCGGTTACAAGATTTGGCCAATCTGAACTTTGATCGGTTGCAATTATTGCCTTTGCGTGCGGATCATTTTGGCATTGTTGAGCATGTTTCCTACCCGCTTTTGCCCAGCTTTAATTTATTGCTGGTTGATCCGGTTGATGTGGCGGAAAGGTCGGTGGAACGTGACTGA